One genomic segment of Sulfuricella sp. includes these proteins:
- a CDS encoding 2-oxoglutarate dehydrogenase E1 component, producing MTAMQSFLDNSCLYGGNAEFIEGLYESWLDNPESVGAEWRHYFDCLQLSEGAGERDIAHAPVREAMLQRALLPAVANPALICSSFAEQAHKQVKVLQLINAYRFLGMRHANVDPLKRFERPHVPELELAHYGLCETDLATGFDAGSLVGMGRATLAQILTMLQETYCGTFAAEYMYINDPAQKRWLQAQIEGRRSRPSFSPAQKKHILGRITAAETLEKYLHTRFVGQKRFSLEGGESLIPLLDHLVELSGASGVQEVVLGMAHRGRLNVLVNIIGKMPRDLFNEFEGIHSHDDHITTGDVKYHQGFSSDVSTSGGPVHVTLAFNPSHLEIINPVVEGSVRARQHRRNDRLGEQVIPILIHGDSALAGQGVVMETLNMSQTRGFSTGGTVHVVVNNQIGFTTSDSRDTRSSLHCTDVVKMVEAPVFHVNGDDPEAVLLAAQIAVDFRMTFKKDVVIDMVCLRRLGHNEQDEPAVTQPLMYKKVARHPGTRQLYATRLAAEGVVTEEEAAKMITDHRATIDAGNQLRCKPVLSNFKRAFATDWKVFASANWNHPADTSVPLENLQRLAEKLTTVPEYFALHPRVEKILADRRLMGEGKLPVDWGMAENLAYGSLLENGYGIRISGQDSGRGTFFHRHAVLHDQNREQWNTGEYLPLQHIAENQPHFLVIDSVLSEEAVLGFEYGYSTAEPNELVIWEAQFGDFANGAQVVIDQFICAGETKWGRMCGLVMMLPHGYEGQGPEHSSARLERYLQLCAEYNIQVCVPSTPAQMFHLLRRQMLRPYRKPLIIMSPKSMLRNKDSFSTLDDLAHASFQPLVPEQDDIPPAGVKRVLACCGKVYYDLLAARRERGIRDIAIIRIAQLYPFPHEEFAREMQRYDTALEIMWVQEEAKNQGAWYSIEHYLRKHMKPGQVLTYSSRRSSASPAVGHYEEHVVQQKALVDAALDLSWKNGD from the coding sequence ATGACCGCCATGCAGAGCTTCCTCGACAACTCCTGCCTCTACGGAGGCAATGCCGAATTTATCGAGGGCCTGTACGAATCCTGGCTGGACAACCCGGAAAGCGTTGGTGCGGAATGGCGCCACTATTTTGATTGTCTGCAACTGAGCGAAGGCGCTGGCGAACGGGATATCGCCCATGCCCCGGTGCGGGAGGCCATGCTGCAGCGCGCATTGCTTCCGGCCGTAGCTAATCCTGCCTTGATTTGCAGCTCTTTTGCCGAGCAGGCGCACAAGCAGGTCAAGGTATTGCAGCTCATCAACGCCTACCGTTTCCTCGGTATGCGCCATGCCAATGTCGATCCTCTCAAACGTTTCGAACGCCCCCATGTGCCTGAGCTGGAACTGGCTCACTACGGCCTCTGCGAAACCGATCTGGCGACCGGGTTCGACGCCGGTTCCCTGGTCGGGATGGGGCGGGCCACGCTGGCACAGATCCTGACCATGCTGCAGGAAACCTATTGCGGCACGTTTGCTGCCGAATACATGTATATCAACGATCCTGCCCAGAAACGCTGGTTGCAGGCCCAGATCGAGGGACGCCGCTCGCGCCCGAGTTTTTCCCCGGCGCAGAAGAAACATATCCTGGGCCGCATCACGGCAGCGGAGACGCTGGAAAAATATCTCCATACCCGCTTTGTCGGGCAGAAGCGTTTTTCTCTTGAGGGGGGGGAAAGCCTGATTCCCCTGCTCGACCATCTGGTCGAACTGTCGGGTGCCAGCGGAGTGCAGGAAGTGGTGCTCGGCATGGCGCATCGAGGCCGTCTCAACGTGCTGGTCAATATCATCGGGAAAATGCCGCGCGACCTGTTTAATGAGTTCGAGGGCATTCACAGCCATGATGATCACATCACCACCGGTGACGTGAAGTACCACCAGGGCTTTTCATCCGATGTCTCGACCTCGGGCGGGCCGGTGCATGTCACCCTGGCCTTCAATCCCTCGCATCTGGAAATCATCAATCCGGTGGTGGAAGGCTCGGTGCGCGCGCGCCAGCACCGCCGCAACGACCGTCTCGGCGAACAGGTCATTCCCATCCTGATCCATGGCGATTCCGCCCTCGCGGGCCAGGGTGTGGTGATGGAAACCCTCAACATGTCGCAGACGCGCGGTTTCAGCACCGGCGGTACGGTGCATGTCGTGGTCAACAACCAGATTGGCTTCACCACCTCGGACTCGCGTGATACCCGTTCCAGCCTGCATTGCACCGACGTGGTCAAGATGGTCGAAGCGCCGGTGTTCCACGTCAATGGCGACGACCCCGAAGCGGTGCTGCTGGCCGCGCAGATTGCCGTCGATTTCCGCATGACTTTCAAGAAGGATGTGGTGATCGACATGGTGTGCCTGCGCCGTTTGGGGCACAACGAGCAGGATGAGCCAGCGGTGACCCAGCCGCTGATGTACAAGAAGGTCGCCAGACACCCGGGCACGCGCCAGCTCTATGCCACGCGCCTGGCAGCGGAAGGGGTGGTGACGGAGGAAGAGGCCGCGAAGATGATCACGGATCATCGCGCCACCATCGATGCGGGCAATCAGCTCCGCTGCAAGCCGGTGCTGAGCAATTTCAAGCGCGCTTTCGCCACCGACTGGAAAGTATTTGCCAGCGCCAACTGGAACCACCCCGCCGACACCTCGGTCCCGCTGGAGAACCTGCAGCGTCTGGCTGAAAAGCTGACCACGGTGCCGGAGTATTTCGCGCTCCATCCCCGGGTGGAGAAGATTCTTGCCGACCGCCGCCTGATGGGCGAGGGCAAGCTGCCGGTCGATTGGGGCATGGCGGAAAATCTGGCCTACGGCAGTCTGCTGGAGAATGGCTACGGCATCCGGATTTCCGGGCAGGATAGCGGGCGGGGCACCTTTTTCCACCGCCATGCCGTGCTGCACGATCAGAACCGCGAGCAATGGAACACCGGCGAATATCTTCCCTTGCAACACATTGCGGAGAATCAGCCGCATTTCCTGGTGATCGATTCGGTGCTCTCGGAGGAAGCCGTGCTTGGCTTCGAATATGGCTATTCCACCGCGGAACCCAACGAATTGGTGATCTGGGAGGCTCAGTTTGGGGATTTCGCCAATGGCGCCCAGGTCGTGATCGACCAGTTCATCTGCGCAGGCGAGACCAAATGGGGGCGCATGTGCGGGCTGGTGATGATGCTGCCGCACGGCTACGAGGGGCAGGGGCCCGAGCACTCCTCCGCACGTCTCGAGCGCTATCTGCAACTGTGCGCGGAATACAATATTCAGGTGTGCGTGCCTTCCACGCCGGCGCAGATGTTCCACCTGCTGCGCCGCCAGATGCTGCGCCCCTACCGCAAGCCGCTCATTATCATGAGTCCGAAGAGCATGCTGCGCAACAAGGACTCGTTCTCCACGCTGGATGATTTGGCGCATGCTTCATTTCAGCCGCTGGTGCCGGAGCAGGACGATATTCCGCCAGCCGGCGTGAAGCGCGTCCTGGCCTGTTGCGGCAAGGTTTACTACGACCTGCTGGCTGCGCGGCGCGAGCGAGGCATCCGCGATATCGCCATCATCCGGATCGCCCAGCTTTATCCCTTTCCCCATGAGGAATTCGCCCGGGAAATGCAACGCTATGACACGGCTCTGGAAATCATGTGGGTGCAGGAGGAGGCAAAAAATCAGGGAGCGTGGTATTCCATCGAACACTATTTGCGCAAGCACATGAAACCTGGCCAGGTGCTGACTTATTCGAGCCGCCGGTCTTCCGCTTCACCCGCCGTCGGGCATTATGAAGAACATGTGGTACAGCAGAAGGCGCTGGTGGATGCCGCGCTGGACCTGTCCTGGAAAAATGGAGATTGA
- the odhB gene encoding 2-oxoglutarate dehydrogenase complex dihydrolipoyllysine-residue succinyltransferase: MMIELKVPALSESVSEGTLLNWLKKEGEAVAQGENLIDLETDKVVLELPAPQAGVLSRILKQNGEVVRPGEVLALIDSEARVAAPVKATVVEPALSPSLRKLAAEHDLDPAQLSGSGRGGRVTREDVLAQLEKPAQPSSASTSAQIAAPAMSGERPAQRVPMTRLRARVAERLVEAQQTAAILTTFNEVNMQPVMELRGRYKEKFEKKHGIKLGFMSFFVKAAVAALKKFPVVNASIDGSDIVYHGYFDIGIAVGSPRGLVVPVVRDADQLSFAGIEKQIVEFGSRAHDGKLTIEELSGGTFSISNGGVFGSMMSTPILNPPQSAILGMHKTYDRPVAENGQVVIRPMMYLALSYDHRIVDGREAVLFLVAIKEALEDPARLLLEI, from the coding sequence ATGATGATCGAACTCAAAGTGCCCGCGCTATCTGAATCCGTCTCCGAGGGAACGCTTCTGAACTGGCTCAAAAAAGAAGGCGAAGCAGTGGCCCAGGGCGAAAACCTGATCGACCTCGAAACCGACAAGGTGGTGCTGGAGTTGCCCGCGCCGCAGGCTGGGGTGTTGAGCAGGATATTGAAGCAGAATGGCGAGGTGGTGCGCCCCGGCGAAGTTCTGGCGCTGATCGATAGCGAAGCCAGGGTGGCCGCTCCGGTCAAAGCTACCGTGGTCGAGCCTGCCTTGAGCCCTTCGCTGCGCAAGCTCGCGGCGGAGCATGATCTGGACCCCGCGCAGCTCTCTGGCAGTGGTCGCGGCGGGCGGGTAACCCGGGAGGATGTGCTGGCGCAACTCGAAAAACCAGCTCAGCCGTCATCCGCCAGTACGTCGGCGCAAATCGCAGCGCCGGCAATGAGCGGAGAACGCCCGGCGCAGCGCGTGCCCATGACCCGCCTGCGCGCACGGGTGGCGGAAAGGCTGGTAGAGGCGCAGCAAACGGCCGCCATTCTCACCACCTTCAACGAAGTCAACATGCAACCGGTGATGGAACTACGCGGCCGTTACAAGGAGAAATTCGAGAAGAAGCATGGCATCAAACTGGGTTTCATGTCCTTTTTCGTCAAGGCCGCAGTGGCGGCGCTGAAGAAATTCCCGGTGGTGAATGCCTCCATCGACGGTAGCGATATCGTTTACCACGGCTATTTCGATATCGGCATTGCGGTGGGTTCGCCGCGCGGCCTGGTGGTGCCGGTGGTGCGCGATGCGGACCAGCTGTCTTTTGCCGGGATCGAGAAGCAGATTGTCGAATTTGGCAGTCGCGCTCACGATGGAAAGCTGACTATCGAAGAGCTTAGCGGTGGCACTTTTTCGATTTCCAACGGGGGCGTGTTCGGCTCAATGATGTCCACGCCCATCCTCAATCCACCGCAGAGTGCCATCCTCGGCATGCACAAGACCTACGACCGGCCGGTTGCGGAAAATGGCCAGGTGGTGATCCGCCCCATGATGTATCTGGCGCTATCCTACGATCACCGTATTGTCGATGGGCGCGAGGCTGTGCTGTTCCTGGTGGCGATCAAGGAAGCACTGGAAGACCCGGCGCGGCTGCTGCTGGAAATTTGA
- the zapE gene encoding cell division protein ZapE, with the protein MNVSAGEFATCLGLRVNARSLTLDPAQLAAVGKLQRLRDELLHPRLLQQAGLLRHLVRPRCLVRGVYLWGAVGRGKSFVMDAFFACVPLAHKRRVHFHHFMQDVHARLAAMKGQADPLSRVAREMSHHVRLLCLDEFHITDIADAMLMRGLLQGLFDQGVVVVVTSNAEPDKLYRNGLQRGQFLPAIALIMKHMEVVHLNGGEDYRLRGLEQAGVYHAPLDEKTDRAMENIFRKLTGGEYAENVSLQVSGRAIRVRRQAEGVAWFDFGELCAGPRSKADYIELAKHFHTVLLSGVPQFDPHSLAQVRRFLWLVDEFYDCRVKLILSSAVPLAQLGQEGLLDGEFERVLSRLAEMQSHAYLAQPCHSA; encoded by the coding sequence TTGAACGTTTCCGCTGGCGAGTTTGCCACCTGTCTTGGGTTACGGGTGAATGCCCGCAGTCTGACCCTGGACCCTGCGCAGCTTGCCGCTGTTGGCAAACTACAGCGGCTTCGTGATGAGTTGTTGCATCCGCGTCTGCTCCAGCAGGCTGGCCTGTTGCGCCATTTGGTCCGGCCACGATGCCTCGTGCGTGGCGTCTATCTGTGGGGCGCGGTTGGGCGCGGCAAGAGTTTTGTGATGGACGCCTTCTTTGCCTGCGTGCCGCTGGCGCACAAGCGGCGCGTTCATTTTCACCACTTCATGCAGGATGTGCATGCGCGTCTTGCTGCCATGAAAGGGCAGGCGGACCCTTTGTCCAGGGTGGCGCGGGAAATGTCACACCATGTCCGCCTGCTTTGCCTGGATGAGTTCCATATCACCGATATCGCCGATGCCATGCTGATGCGCGGCTTGCTGCAAGGATTGTTCGATCAGGGTGTGGTCGTGGTGGTGACTTCAAATGCGGAACCGGACAAGTTGTACCGCAACGGCCTGCAAAGAGGCCAGTTTCTGCCGGCCATCGCCCTGATCATGAAGCACATGGAGGTGGTGCACCTCAATGGCGGGGAAGATTACCGCCTTCGTGGCCTGGAACAGGCCGGCGTCTACCATGCTCCGCTGGATGAAAAGACAGATCGGGCAATGGAGAATATTTTCCGTAAGCTGACGGGTGGCGAGTACGCTGAAAACGTCAGCTTGCAGGTTTCGGGCCGGGCCATCCGGGTCAGGCGTCAGGCCGAGGGTGTGGCGTGGTTCGATTTCGGAGAATTATGTGCCGGCCCGCGCAGCAAGGCCGATTACATCGAACTGGCCAAACATTTCCATACCGTGTTGCTGTCCGGGGTGCCGCAGTTCGACCCGCATTCGCTCGCGCAGGTGCGGCGCTTCCTGTGGCTGGTGGATGAATTTTACGATTGCCGGGTGAAGCTGATTCTGTCCAGCGCCGTCCCGCTGGCACAGCTTGGCCAGGAAGGGCTGCTCGACGGTGAGTTTGAGCGTGTCCTGAGCCGCCTGGCCGAGATGCAGTCTCATGCCTATCTGGCACAGCCTTGTCATTCGGCCTGA
- a CDS encoding alpha/beta hydrolase encodes MTTLLTPDCEGYFNLPRQAVYYRLYRCSALTERRLLLLHGGGVDGQITWEPILKHLLHWSEILVPDLRGTGKTHFPDHQEHSFSTSDVVADMTALLDSLGWNSFDLGGYSYGGLIAMQLKAARPAAVGKTYLLEPGLLSGADEQALLSRREVLLQAARKLRIDEELEPGLQIFLDAISPGRSRNSRNEEIVRTRLAHRPKGLAAILEAVVNAAKTLDRTQLIAAQQEVSSFVGERSSGEIFNFCRQIANERAGWTCHLISGADHALPFQKPEAIAQIMNTGQMAIHAQAE; translated from the coding sequence ATGACCACCCTTCTCACACCCGACTGCGAAGGGTACTTCAATCTCCCCCGGCAAGCGGTTTACTATCGGCTCTACCGCTGTAGCGCACTAACCGAACGCCGCCTGCTGCTCTTGCATGGCGGCGGCGTGGACGGCCAGATCACCTGGGAACCCATCCTCAAGCACCTGTTGCACTGGTCGGAAATCCTCGTGCCGGACCTGCGCGGCACGGGCAAGACCCATTTCCCGGATCATCAGGAACATTCATTCAGCACCAGCGACGTGGTAGCCGACATGACTGCATTGCTCGATTCACTGGGCTGGAACAGCTTCGACCTTGGCGGCTACTCCTATGGCGGCCTGATAGCCATGCAACTCAAGGCGGCCCGCCCCGCTGCCGTGGGAAAAACCTATCTGCTCGAACCCGGCCTGCTGAGCGGCGCGGATGAACAGGCCTTACTCTCCCGACGCGAAGTTCTGCTGCAAGCAGCCCGGAAGTTGCGCATTGACGAGGAACTGGAGCCTGGCCTGCAAATTTTCCTCGATGCCATTTCTCCCGGCCGCAGCCGGAACTCGCGCAATGAAGAAATTGTGCGCACCCGCCTGGCCCACCGCCCAAAGGGGCTGGCGGCCATTCTCGAAGCGGTGGTCAACGCGGCGAAAACACTCGATCGGACACAATTGATCGCCGCCCAGCAAGAAGTCAGCAGTTTCGTCGGGGAACGCTCAAGTGGGGAAATCTTCAACTTCTGCCGGCAAATCGCCAACGAGCGAGCCGGCTGGACCTGCCACCTGATTTCCGGTGCCGACCACGCCCTGCCGTTCCAGAAACCGGAAGCCATCGCGCAAATCATGAATACCGGCCAGATGGCAATCCACGCTCAGGCCGAATGA
- a CDS encoding EAL domain-containing protein, with amino-acid sequence MQNQAFIGRQPIVDLQQKIVGYELLFRHSADASEAQITSDLEAGSKVLLNTFSNMDANWLLGDKLAFINIATPMLESDFLELLPAKRVVLELLKTVEATPELIARIQGLRHMGFRFALDDFDHRPSNADLLPLADYIKVNIRELGLDKTATLVRSLKNCNARLIAEKVETRTEFKFCKELGFHYFQGYYFAHPETLSAKIINPAHATVLTLLNKVRNNEDVKDIETGFKADVALSFKLLRYINSVGFGLSCEIQSIRHALAILGYKQLYRWLTLLLATAGNDSTPPALMKTAITRGRLTELLGQDYLEKSERDNLFIVGIFSLLDAMLEMPMNEIMEKLYLPEAICDALLTKQGMYGPFLALTIACEDADPGKIEAIAASMAMEPEKINKAHLDALAWVEQLGIG; translated from the coding sequence ATGCAAAATCAGGCATTTATCGGCCGCCAGCCGATCGTTGATCTTCAGCAAAAAATCGTAGGCTATGAATTGTTGTTCCGCCACAGCGCGGACGCTTCCGAGGCCCAGATAACGAGCGATCTTGAAGCCGGAAGCAAGGTGCTGCTCAACACTTTCAGCAACATGGATGCCAACTGGCTGCTGGGCGACAAGCTGGCTTTCATCAATATTGCCACGCCCATGCTTGAAAGCGATTTTCTCGAACTGCTCCCCGCCAAACGGGTAGTCCTGGAGCTGCTCAAAACCGTGGAAGCCACACCGGAACTGATTGCGCGCATCCAGGGCCTGCGCCACATGGGTTTCCGTTTTGCCCTGGACGATTTCGATCATCGCCCGAGCAACGCCGACCTGCTGCCTCTAGCCGACTATATCAAGGTGAATATCCGGGAACTCGGCCTGGACAAAACCGCAACGCTGGTGCGCAGCCTCAAGAACTGCAATGCCCGGTTGATTGCGGAAAAAGTGGAAACCCGCACCGAATTCAAGTTCTGCAAGGAGCTGGGATTCCATTACTTCCAGGGCTACTACTTCGCCCACCCGGAAACCCTGTCCGCCAAAATCATCAACCCTGCGCATGCAACTGTTCTCACCCTGCTGAACAAGGTGCGAAACAATGAGGATGTAAAGGATATCGAGACTGGCTTCAAGGCAGACGTGGCGCTCTCGTTTAAGCTCCTGCGCTATATCAACTCGGTTGGATTCGGCCTCTCCTGCGAGATTCAATCGATCCGCCATGCGCTTGCCATCCTTGGTTACAAGCAGCTTTACCGCTGGCTGACTCTGCTGCTGGCCACCGCCGGCAATGATTCAACCCCGCCCGCGCTGATGAAAACCGCCATCACCCGTGGCCGCCTCACCGAACTGCTGGGCCAGGATTACCTGGAAAAAAGCGAGCGCGACAACCTGTTCATTGTGGGGATTTTCTCGCTCCTCGATGCCATGCTCGAAATGCCCATGAATGAAATCATGGAAAAGCTTTACCTGCCCGAAGCCATTTGTGACGCCCTGCTGACAAAACAGGGCATGTACGGGCCATTTCTCGCGCTCACCATTGCTTGTGAAGACGCCGATCCGGGCAAGATTGAAGCGATCGCCGCTTCCATGGCAATGGAGCCGGAAAAGATCAACAAGGCCCATCTGGACGCACTCGCCTGGGTGGAGCAACTCGGCATCGGTTAG
- a CDS encoding chemotaxis protein CheA, whose protein sequence is MSHFAGMEELLQDFLMEAGELLSDVDNKLVELEKRPGDKSLLNDIFRGFHTIKGGAGFLNVNELVELCHRTENLFDKLRTAELSLTPDIMDVIMAATGVVRDMFGHLGQAQVPPPAEKHLLDALDAVIAGGHASLHAAQSQPETASAVAVPASTSESPDWEGVYHTLLGSEAPAAQHAPSVAALVKAHPAPHPEILPAAAPPRAAAPQASVATVKEATIRVDTTRLDQVLTYTGEIGLTKNRLTSLRADILAGKQDANTLKALDEAVSQLDLLVGDLQSAVMKTRMQPIGRLFQKYPRLARDLARQLGKDVELLLSGEDTEIDKTMIEDLNDPLVHLVRNAVDHGVDSPEERAAAGKPMKSVVRLTAAQVGDHIIIEIADDGRGMRPDTIRHKAVEKGLIDLDMANSLDDRQSLQLIFLPGFSTKDLISDVSGRGVGMDVVKTNIGKLNGRIEISSTVGAGTTITISLPLTLAILPVLLVRVCDQPFAVPLSMVREITPIDAKAVKQVSGRATMVVRDEVMPVRSLASMIGWPENGAPAFGVLMQSTDTTFVLAIDSFIGRDDVVIKPLLDIKPKGIAGATLSGDGSVVLVLDMEELLRMNPDTTRASLFTQTAH, encoded by the coding sequence ATGAGTCATTTCGCTGGAATGGAGGAACTGCTTCAGGATTTCCTCATGGAAGCAGGCGAGCTTCTGTCCGATGTGGATAACAAGCTGGTGGAACTGGAGAAACGTCCGGGAGACAAATCCCTGCTCAATGACATTTTTCGCGGCTTCCACACGATCAAGGGCGGGGCGGGTTTTCTCAATGTCAACGAACTGGTGGAACTGTGCCATCGCACCGAAAATCTGTTCGACAAGCTACGCACCGCCGAGCTCTCCCTGACGCCCGACATCATGGACGTCATCATGGCTGCCACAGGCGTGGTACGCGACATGTTTGGCCATCTTGGGCAGGCCCAGGTACCGCCTCCTGCGGAAAAACATCTGCTCGACGCGCTGGATGCCGTCATCGCCGGCGGCCATGCATCATTGCATGCAGCACAGTCCCAGCCCGAGACTGCATCGGCTGTTGCCGTGCCCGCCAGCACGAGTGAAAGCCCGGACTGGGAGGGTGTTTACCACACCCTGCTCGGGAGCGAAGCCCCCGCCGCCCAGCATGCGCCATCTGTTGCTGCTCTGGTTAAAGCACATCCCGCACCGCATCCAGAGATTCTTCCCGCTGCCGCCCCCCCAAGGGCAGCAGCGCCCCAGGCCAGCGTGGCAACGGTGAAAGAAGCCACCATCCGCGTCGACACCACGCGCCTGGATCAGGTACTGACCTATACCGGCGAAATTGGCCTGACCAAAAACCGCCTGACCAGCTTGCGCGCAGACATACTCGCCGGCAAACAGGATGCCAACACGCTGAAAGCGCTGGATGAAGCTGTCAGCCAGCTGGATCTGCTGGTGGGCGATCTGCAAAGTGCGGTAATGAAAACCCGGATGCAGCCGATCGGCCGCCTGTTCCAGAAATACCCTCGGCTGGCACGCGATCTGGCACGGCAGCTTGGCAAGGATGTGGAATTGCTGCTGTCCGGCGAAGACACCGAGATCGACAAGACCATGATCGAAGATCTCAACGATCCGCTGGTGCATCTGGTTCGCAATGCGGTGGACCATGGCGTGGACAGCCCGGAGGAACGCGCCGCTGCCGGCAAACCGATGAAAAGCGTGGTGCGCCTGACCGCGGCACAGGTGGGCGACCACATTATCATTGAAATCGCCGATGACGGGCGGGGCATGCGCCCAGACACCATCCGTCACAAGGCAGTGGAAAAAGGCCTGATCGACCTGGATATGGCAAACAGCCTGGATGACAGGCAAAGTTTGCAACTCATTTTCCTGCCGGGATTTTCCACCAAGGATCTGATTTCAGACGTATCTGGCCGCGGTGTCGGCATGGACGTGGTGAAGACCAATATTGGCAAGCTCAATGGCCGTATCGAAATCTCCTCCACGGTTGGCGCAGGCACAACCATCACCATCTCACTGCCGCTGACCTTGGCGATTCTGCCGGTATTGCTGGTACGAGTCTGCGACCAGCCCTTTGCCGTGCCACTCTCCATGGTCAGGGAAATCACCCCGATTGACGCGAAAGCCGTGAAACAGGTCTCCGGACGCGCCACCATGGTCGTACGCGATGAAGTCATGCCGGTACGTTCGCTGGCAAGCATGATAGGCTGGCCGGAAAATGGCGCGCCTGCTTTTGGCGTGCTGATGCAAAGCACCGACACCACCTTCGTGCTCGCAATCGACAGTTTTATTGGCCGGGATGACGTGGTGATCAAGCCCCTGCTTGACATCAAGCCCAAGGGCATTGCTGGCGCCACCCTTTCAGGAGATGGATCCGTGGTCCTGGTGCTGGACATGGAAGAACTGCTGCGCATGAACCCAGACACCACGCGTGCTTCTCTTTTCACCCAGACAGCCCACTAG
- the cheZ gene encoding protein phosphatase CheZ, translating to MPAVSDSSGDACSEKVFSSLGHMTRKLHDTLRELGYDKSLEKVAEGLIPDARDRLNYIAAMTEQAAERALSATEVAQPLQEKLEAGATALSGKWDKMFSNQLSVDEFKQLVSDTRVYLHQVPTHTQATNAQLMEIMMAQDFQDLTGQVIKKVIELAQQVETQLLQLLIDSTPANKRNEVDTGLLNGPVINADGRTDIVTNQQQVDDLLESLGF from the coding sequence ATGCCGGCCGTTAGCGATAGCAGCGGCGATGCCTGCAGTGAAAAGGTTTTTTCCTCGCTGGGTCACATGACGCGCAAGCTGCACGATACGCTGCGCGAACTGGGCTATGACAAGTCGCTTGAAAAGGTGGCGGAGGGCCTGATTCCTGACGCGCGCGACCGCCTCAATTACATTGCCGCGATGACGGAGCAGGCGGCGGAACGCGCGCTATCTGCCACAGAAGTCGCCCAGCCGCTACAGGAAAAACTTGAAGCCGGTGCAACCGCACTGTCAGGAAAATGGGACAAAATGTTCAGCAACCAGCTGAGCGTGGATGAATTCAAGCAACTGGTGTCAGACACCCGCGTCTACCTGCACCAGGTGCCAACCCACACACAGGCCACCAATGCCCAGTTGATGGAAATCATGATGGCGCAGGACTTTCAGGACCTGACTGGTCAGGTCATCAAGAAAGTCATTGAGCTGGCGCAACAGGTGGAAACACAATTGCTACAGCTGCTGATCGACAGCACACCGGCAAACAAGCGCAACGAAGTCGATACAGGCCTGCTGAACGGGCCGGTCATCAATGCCGATGGCCGTACCGATATCGTTACCAACCAGCAGCAGGTAGACGACCTGCTCGAGAGCCTGGGGTTCTGA
- the cheY gene encoding chemotaxis response regulator CheY has translation MVDKNLKFLVVDDFSTMRRIVRNLLKELGFTNVDEAEDGVVALSKLKGSNFEFVVSDWNMPNMTGIELLRAIRADATLKHLPVMMVTAEAKKENIIEAAQAGASGYIVKPFTAATLEEKLNKVFEKMAAK, from the coding sequence ATGGTAGACAAGAATCTGAAATTTTTGGTCGTGGATGACTTCTCGACAATGCGTCGAATTGTGCGCAATTTGCTAAAAGAACTGGGCTTTACCAACGTCGATGAGGCTGAAGATGGCGTGGTGGCACTCAGCAAACTTAAAGGCAGCAATTTCGAATTTGTCGTGAGCGACTGGAACATGCCCAACATGACAGGCATCGAATTACTCCGTGCAATACGTGCGGATGCCACGCTCAAGCATTTACCGGTAATGATGGTAACCGCCGAAGCCAAGAAGGAAAACATCATCGAAGCAGCCCAGGCGGGTGCCAGCGGTTATATTGTGAAGCCATTCACGGCTGCCACACTGGAAGAAAAGCTTAACAAGGTGTTCGAAAAAATGGCTGCCAAATAA